In the Periophthalmus magnuspinnatus isolate fPerMag1 chromosome 4, fPerMag1.2.pri, whole genome shotgun sequence genome, one interval contains:
- the mmachc gene encoding cyanocobalamin reductase / alkylcobalamin dealkylase → MAVSTVNVENVTKLLQESLCKLGFEIKPLKVGWYNRVLPASLHLPYPEDTLAVVVLSTPSMFELAFLPFLEKQSCQGLSDPIDQCVKYYVSSAVSQNLSDHTVTVRYDYELFPSRKPKFLAQTAAHVSGAAFYYQQPDVPQQPWGEKKMYGVCVHPQFGGWFAIRALLVFEDVTLGPELQQPLPPDCVPSREDRIRLLEAFNFNWQDWTYRDIIRPVQTYSEKQKDYFSTPPAQRIDLLKTWGLIQKDSSSDIQRLANGHG, encoded by the exons ATGGCGGTGTCCACTGTCAATGTGGAAAACGTAACAAAACTTCTTCAAGAGTCTCTCTGTAAACTGGGGTTTGAAATAAAACCTTTAAAG GTTGGTTGGTATAATCGTGTGCTGCCTGCCTCTCTACACCTGCCTTATCCAGAGGACACGCTTGCGGTTGTGGTACTCAGTACTCCTTCCATGTTTGAACTTGCTTTCTTGCCATTTCTGGAAAAGCAGTCCTGCCAGGGCCTGTCTGACCCCATAGACCAGTGTGTGAAATACTATGTGTCCTCTGCTGTCTCACAG AATCTTTCAGACCATACAGTCACTGTAAGATATGACTATGAGCTGTTCCCAAGTCGCAAACCAAAGTTCTTAGCACAGACCGCAGCCCATGTCTCAGGAGCAGCTTTCTACTACCAACAGCCCGATGTCCCACAGCAGCCCTGGGGGGAGAAG AAGATGTATGGAGTGTGTGTGCATCCACAGTTTGGGGGCTGGTTTGCTATCAGAGCTTTGCTGGTGTTTGAAGATGTGACACTGGGTCCTGAACTGCAGCAGCCTCTTCCTCCCGACTGTGTGCCCTCCAGAGAGGACAGAATACGTTTACTGGAAGCTTTCAACTTTAATTGGCAG GACTGGACTTACAGAGACATCATCAGGCCAGTCCAGACCTACTCAGAGAAACAGAAGGATTATTTCAGCACTCCACCTGCACAGCGTATTGATCTGTTAAAGACCTGGGGACTTATACAGAAAGACAGCTCTTCAGACATACAGAGACTGGCAAACGGACATGGATGA
- the LOC117393991 gene encoding BICD family-like cargo adapter 1: MNWDSQLNSILSVADSSVAKMRERLTSNKYSNREDLFPVKEKLDKSEFEVPARVLLHRQLSTPVCPNDVQWTDLASIQSQLKIQGQAIESLTKRLYDMERDKQSQQCLIQSLQEEVHRLHEDLRERAGMWQEQSPGAERRMEQWRREVGRELSSLRGHITRTTSLEESFSSKLRREELDHLRKEVEQLKTRLRRQEEDMFLQQTEARVSRQQYEHSCKTLEDLTDSYRIHSTDLAKTASQYSHTQQEVHQIRATISELKDEVRNLVLRDHEPSPLLSVHTTGSPVLQVPHIQNTPKTKVDRPQADSDSEDFSPTPSLAEISSDDLSWLEDHEPAPQQKPRVRLSIKSRRSDLEGLGSDLDDDYNGNEDGEDFVDDDPDFASDLSLDDL, from the exons ATGAACTGGGACAGTCAGTTGAACTCTATACTGTCAGTAGCAGACAGCAGCGTTGCTAAGATGAGG GAGCGACTGACAAGTAATAAATACTCAAATAgagaag atTTGTTTCCAGTGAAAGAAAAACTTGACAAATCCGAATTTGAGGTACCTGCCCGAGTTCTTCTTCACAGACAGCTCTCCACTCCCGTCTGTCCAAATGATGTACAGTGGACTGACTTGGCTTCTATCCAATCACAACTTAAGATACAGGGCCAG GCAATAGAGTCTCTCACCAAAAGACTTTATGACATGGAGAGAGACAAGCAGTCACAGCAGTGCCTAATACAATCGTTACAAG AGGAAGTGCACAGACTTCATGAGGACCTGAGGGAGAGAGCGGGTATGTGGCAGGAGCAGAGTCCAGGGGCTGAGCGCAGGATGGAGCAGTGGAGAAGGGAAGTGGGCCGTGAGCTCAGCAGTCTCCGTGGACACATTACTAGGACAACATCACTGGAAGAGAG tttcagCTCAAAGCTTCGTAGAGAAGAGCTGGATCACCTGCGCAAAGAGGTGGAGCAGCTGAAAACCAGGCTAA GACGGCAGGAAGAGGACATGTTCCTCCAGCAGACAGAAGCAAGAGTGAGCAGGCAGCAGTATGAGCACAGCTGTAAG ACGTTggaggatctgacagacagtTATAGGATTCACAGCACAGATTTGGCAAAGACGGCCTCTCAGTATTCTCACACACAACAAGAAGTTCATCAGATCAG gGCGACCATTTCAGAGCTGAAAGATGAGGTCAGAAATCTTGTACTACGTGACCACGAGCCCAGTCCTTTGTTGTCAGTTCACACAACTG GGAGTCCAGTGCTTCAAGTTCCTCACATTCAAAACACACCAAAGACTAAGGTTGATCGACCCCAGGCAGACTCTGACTCAGAGGACTTCAGCCCAACACCAAGTTTAGCTGAAATTAGCTCGGACGACCTGTCATGGCTCGAAGATCACGAGCCAG CTCCACAGCAGAAGCCCCGGGTACGACTGAGCATCAAGTCCAGGCGTAGTGACTTGGAAGGTTTGGGCTCTGATTTAGATGATGATTATAATGGCAATGAAGATGGAGAAGACTTTGTTGATGATGATCCAGATTTTGCATCTGACCTGAGTCttgatgacctttga
- the LOC117393993 gene encoding mucin-2-like isoform X2 produces MMERKLGSKMFALLLLGLSALASYDNMVSTVAPESPAGPGSDLAAGPESGSSLEETVTVNVSNNNIETSPTRGFNRTTELMPLIPLNMSNGTSTPTVSSEFLNETISEVSTLRPTSENQTLPILLTTISTTTLSSTPKNETLPVPHTFSTLETTTASQPNVSIHTENITIKPTESINSPVTTNTTSTATTTSASTTIAASTTQKSTQAPATKSKSTTSTTHLEVPSESPVDEATHKAITPSQLNVGEDTTIVHEGPTLDPLLAGLVSAFIIAAVIITLLLFLKLRRRDSRPEFRRLQDLPMDDMMEDTPLSMYSY; encoded by the exons ATGATGGAGCGCAAACTCGGATCCAAGATGTTCGCACTGCTGCTGCTTGGACTGTCAGCGCTGGCTTCATATG ATAATATGGTCAGCACAGTGGCACCAGAAAGTCCAGCTGGTCCCGGTTCAGACTTGGCTGCAGGACCTGAGTCTGGATCTAGTCTCGAGGAAACTGTTACTGTCAATGTGTCCAACAATAACATAGAGACCAGTCCTACCCGTGGTTTCAACAGGACTACAGAGCTGATGCCTTTGATACCACTGAACATGTCCAATG GAACCTCCACACCAACGGTCTCTTCAGAATTTCTTAATGAGACCATATCGGAAGTGTCAACGTTACGTCCTACTTCAGAAAATCAAACCTTGCCCATTCTTCTTACAACCATCTCTACAACCACTTTAAGCTCAACTCCAAAAAATGAGACATTACCTGTGCCACATACTTTTTCAACTCTGGAAACTACCACTGCTTCACAGCCAAATGTTTCTATTCATACTGAAAATATCACAATTAAACCGACTGAATCTATAAATTCTCCTGTCACTACTAATACAACTAGCactgctacaactacttcaGCTTCCACCACCATTGCTGCCAGTACTACACAAAAAAGTACTCAGGCACCGGCAACCAAGTCAAAAAGTACAACTTCTACTACACATTTAGAAGTACCAAGTGAATCACCAGTGGATGAGGCCACTCACAAAGCCATCACGCCATCTCAACTGAATGTGGGAGAAGATA CTACTATAGTGCATGAGGGTCCCACCCTGGACCCCCTGTTGGCCGGTTTGGTCTCAGCCTTCATCATTGCTGCAGTCATCATCACTCTGCTCCTTTTCCTCAAACTGCGAAGGAGAGACAGTCGACCCGAGTTCAGGAGACTACAGGACCTGCCTATG GATGATATGATGGAGGACACACCCTTGTCTATGTACAGCTACTGA
- the LOC117393993 gene encoding mucin-2-like isoform X1, producing the protein MMERKLGSKMFALLLLGLSALASYDNMVSTVAPESPAGPGSDLAAGPESGSSLEETVTVNVSNNNIETSPTRGFNRTTELMPLIPLNMSNGAHGRSRNSAQLRIQTGTSTPTVSSEFLNETISEVSTLRPTSENQTLPILLTTISTTTLSSTPKNETLPVPHTFSTLETTTASQPNVSIHTENITIKPTESINSPVTTNTTSTATTTSASTTIAASTTQKSTQAPATKSKSTTSTTHLEVPSESPVDEATHKAITPSQLNVGEDTTIVHEGPTLDPLLAGLVSAFIIAAVIITLLLFLKLRRRDSRPEFRRLQDLPMDDMMEDTPLSMYSY; encoded by the exons ATGATGGAGCGCAAACTCGGATCCAAGATGTTCGCACTGCTGCTGCTTGGACTGTCAGCGCTGGCTTCATATG ATAATATGGTCAGCACAGTGGCACCAGAAAGTCCAGCTGGTCCCGGTTCAGACTTGGCTGCAGGACCTGAGTCTGGATCTAGTCTCGAGGAAACTGTTACTGTCAATGTGTCCAACAATAACATAGAGACCAGTCCTACCCGTGGTTTCAACAGGACTACAGAGCTGATGCCTTTGATACCACTGAACATGTCCAATG gtgcgcacgggaggagtaggaactctgcccagctccggattcagacag GAACCTCCACACCAACGGTCTCTTCAGAATTTCTTAATGAGACCATATCGGAAGTGTCAACGTTACGTCCTACTTCAGAAAATCAAACCTTGCCCATTCTTCTTACAACCATCTCTACAACCACTTTAAGCTCAACTCCAAAAAATGAGACATTACCTGTGCCACATACTTTTTCAACTCTGGAAACTACCACTGCTTCACAGCCAAATGTTTCTATTCATACTGAAAATATCACAATTAAACCGACTGAATCTATAAATTCTCCTGTCACTACTAATACAACTAGCactgctacaactacttcaGCTTCCACCACCATTGCTGCCAGTACTACACAAAAAAGTACTCAGGCACCGGCAACCAAGTCAAAAAGTACAACTTCTACTACACATTTAGAAGTACCAAGTGAATCACCAGTGGATGAGGCCACTCACAAAGCCATCACGCCATCTCAACTGAATGTGGGAGAAGATA CTACTATAGTGCATGAGGGTCCCACCCTGGACCCCCTGTTGGCCGGTTTGGTCTCAGCCTTCATCATTGCTGCAGTCATCATCACTCTGCTCCTTTTCCTCAAACTGCGAAGGAGAGACAGTCGACCCGAGTTCAGGAGACTACAGGACCTGCCTATG GATGATATGATGGAGGACACACCCTTGTCTATGTACAGCTACTGA